Proteins encoded in a region of the Flammeovirga yaeyamensis genome:
- a CDS encoding ABC transporter permease has translation MITYIKLAWHSLQKNPFFSFIILFGISMTIMVVMFIGSILDTSFGSNGIYKNMDLVLSGANVRVNRVEGEGYSSGHWHYQSYKEYFSKMKSFEVSTVTLNHYFSNVYYNELGKKITRLDIDQNFTEIFPLQFLKGRSFSLDDIEQKRQIAIITDELAADLFGKEDPIGKKIKTNSQFYEIVGVVEKENKLRRQAFADIYTPFDIYRKPNPNWHQYLGSCIFFMKFKDKDHLLQGQKEFQQIVKSLPIDSSKNEMSVEADFLSEKGWMFDFLFDMGDENMYYVYLYSIVLICMAIPALSLINLNITRITERTAEMGIRKAFGASSFDLLRQLLIENVFTTLIGGVIGIILAYIATFLFNTYSWMGADERLEINYGLLVFGFGCTLFFSVLSGFYPALKVSNFGIINSLKSDKQ, from the coding sequence ATGATTACCTACATTAAACTCGCTTGGCATTCTTTACAAAAGAATCCGTTCTTCTCTTTCATTATTCTCTTTGGCATCAGTATGACCATTATGGTGGTGATGTTCATCGGTTCTATCTTAGATACGTCTTTTGGCAGCAATGGTATTTACAAAAATATGGATTTAGTCCTTAGTGGTGCAAACGTAAGAGTTAACCGTGTGGAAGGAGAAGGTTATTCTAGTGGTCATTGGCATTACCAATCATACAAAGAGTATTTCTCTAAAATGAAATCTTTTGAAGTTTCTACAGTTACTTTAAATCACTATTTCAGTAATGTGTACTATAATGAACTGGGTAAAAAAATCACACGTTTAGATATTGATCAGAATTTTACTGAAATTTTCCCTCTACAATTCCTAAAAGGCAGAAGTTTTTCATTAGATGATATTGAACAAAAAAGACAAATTGCCATTATCACAGATGAGCTTGCTGCTGATTTATTTGGGAAAGAAGATCCGATTGGAAAAAAAATCAAAACAAACTCTCAGTTCTATGAAATAGTAGGTGTTGTTGAAAAAGAAAATAAACTAAGAAGACAAGCTTTTGCAGATATCTATACACCTTTTGATATTTATAGAAAACCTAATCCTAATTGGCATCAATATCTTGGAAGTTGTATTTTCTTTATGAAGTTCAAAGACAAAGATCATTTGCTACAAGGACAGAAAGAATTTCAGCAAATTGTAAAGAGTTTACCCATCGATTCATCAAAAAATGAGATGAGTGTTGAAGCTGATTTTCTATCAGAGAAAGGTTGGATGTTTGATTTCCTTTTTGATATGGGAGATGAAAACATGTACTATGTCTACCTTTATTCAATTGTATTGATCTGTATGGCAATTCCAGCTTTAAGTTTAATCAACTTAAACATTACTAGAATTACAGAGAGAACTGCAGAAATGGGCATAAGAAAAGCCTTTGGTGCCTCCTCTTTCGACTTATTACGACAGTTATTAATTGAGAACGTTTTCACTACGCTTATTGGTGGAGTAATCGGAATAATCCTGGCTTACATCGCAACATTCTTATTTAATACTTACAGCTGGATGGGTGCAGATGAGCGATTAGAAATCAATTATGGATTACTTGTATTCGGCTTTGGTTGTACATTATTCTTTAGTGTATTATCAGGTTTCTATCCAGCACTAAAAGTTTCCAATTTTGGTATTATCAACTCCCTAAAATCAGACAAGCAATGA
- a CDS encoding sigma-54-dependent transcriptional regulator → MTNSHILIIDDDDAVRKSIGLFLKLQGFKPLLAPHPKDGLALLKEFDFACVLLDMNFKVETTGEEGLEALKQIKKVQPNLPVVLFTGWGSMQLAIEGMKLGASDFINKPWENDHLLKCIQGAIEVEKNKHIPQKIEKSATRKQLEKEFDIASIVGQDPKLLQVLQTVGRVAKTDAPILIMGESGTGKELIAEAIHKNSSRKDKEFVKVNLGGISSSLFESEMFGHKKGAFTGAHSDREGRFSIANEGSIFLDEMGELDLASQVKLLRVLQERKYEPLGSSKTVSSNFRVVSATNKVLPELVKEGKFREDLFFRINLITVYLPSLRERKSDIPLLANHFLENICSTYGIQNKVITDEALKWLQKQPLKGNIRELKNWVESTVLMSINDQLQISDFENNPTNINAFQNDEIKEEIVPEGMTLEEMEIIMIKNALKENRYKIAPAAKQLGISRNALYRKIEKYGITDAQN, encoded by the coding sequence ATGACAAACTCCCATATACTAATCATCGATGATGACGACGCCGTTCGTAAATCCATCGGTCTATTTCTTAAACTTCAGGGTTTTAAACCATTATTAGCCCCACATCCAAAGGATGGTTTGGCATTACTCAAAGAATTTGATTTTGCTTGTGTTCTTTTGGATATGAACTTTAAAGTGGAAACCACCGGTGAGGAAGGATTAGAAGCTTTAAAACAAATCAAAAAGGTGCAACCCAATCTGCCTGTAGTATTGTTTACTGGTTGGGGTTCGATGCAATTGGCTATTGAAGGTATGAAATTAGGTGCTTCTGACTTCATCAATAAACCTTGGGAGAATGATCATTTATTGAAGTGTATACAGGGAGCTATTGAAGTAGAGAAAAATAAGCACATCCCTCAGAAAATAGAAAAATCGGCCACACGTAAGCAACTCGAAAAAGAATTTGATATCGCTTCTATTGTAGGTCAAGATCCCAAACTATTACAAGTCTTACAAACAGTTGGACGAGTGGCTAAAACTGATGCTCCTATTTTAATTATGGGAGAAAGTGGTACCGGTAAAGAATTAATTGCCGAAGCAATACATAAAAATAGTAGCCGAAAAGATAAAGAATTCGTCAAAGTAAACCTTGGTGGTATTTCCTCTTCCCTATTCGAATCGGAAATGTTTGGTCATAAAAAAGGTGCTTTTACTGGCGCACATTCCGATCGTGAAGGTCGTTTTAGCATTGCCAACGAGGGTAGTATTTTCTTGGATGAAATGGGTGAATTAGACCTTGCCTCCCAAGTAAAATTACTTCGAGTATTGCAAGAACGTAAGTATGAACCTTTGGGATCATCAAAAACGGTTTCTTCAAACTTTAGAGTAGTCTCTGCAACGAATAAAGTATTACCGGAATTAGTAAAAGAAGGGAAATTTAGAGAGGACTTATTCTTTAGAATCAACCTTATTACGGTATATCTTCCATCTCTAAGAGAAAGAAAAAGTGATATTCCTTTGTTAGCGAATCATTTCTTAGAGAATATTTGTAGCACTTATGGAATTCAAAATAAAGTGATTACGGATGAAGCCTTAAAATGGCTTCAAAAACAACCACTTAAGGGAAATATCAGAGAGTTGAAAAACTGGGTGGAAAGTACTGTTTTGATGAGCATCAATGATCAACTTCAGATTAGTGATTTTGAAAATAACCCTACCAACATCAATGCATTCCAAAACGATGAAATCAAAGAAGAAATCGTTCCTGAAGGCATGACTTTAGAGGAAATGGAAATCATTATGATCAAAAATGCCTTAAAAGAAAATCGTTATAAGATTGCACCTGCTGCTAAGCAATTAGGGATTTCTAGAAATGCACTTTACAGAAAAATTGAAAAATACGGGATAACGGATGCTCAAAATTGA
- a CDS encoding DUF3472 domain-containing protein, whose product MKKLIYLSFIIVFWGCTANDQSEKHIYSIEFASNAFYKNDDISPSIEEMINWNGDKDIELYFYMENKGDVRLFFNGKSEKENSLKVIFNNKEVTLKLDPKFGRHDIGLFEIKEKGYQKVIIKNLNNISTSIVNVEAEIDVSNVIYGVPPENSHFGKRGPSTHWKYVLPNEAKDKDIKWYYSEIEVPQGQDVIGSYYMANGFGQGYYGIQVNSEKERRILFSVWSPFETDNPDYVPDGQKIKLLGKGKDVYTGKFGNEGSGGQSYLVYPWKAAKTYGFLLKGEPIDEDHTQFSAYFHDQEKGEWLFIASFSRPKTHTYLTNFYSFLENFIPSQGNKSRIAYYKNQWVMDKDNNWYEVTDAEFSADATARQKHRFDYQGGLIDGKLYLRSCGFFDNTTAIGLPFKRESILKTPPSFNPDTIENEVIQ is encoded by the coding sequence ATGAAAAAACTGATTTATCTTTCTTTCATCATCGTTTTTTGGGGTTGTACTGCTAACGATCAATCTGAAAAACATATTTACTCCATCGAATTTGCATCAAATGCATTTTATAAAAATGATGACATCTCTCCATCTATAGAGGAGATGATCAATTGGAATGGAGATAAAGACATAGAACTTTATTTTTATATGGAGAATAAAGGTGATGTTCGACTTTTTTTCAACGGTAAATCAGAAAAAGAAAATTCACTTAAAGTGATTTTTAATAATAAAGAAGTGACATTGAAATTGGATCCAAAGTTTGGAAGACATGACATAGGTTTATTTGAAATTAAAGAAAAGGGATATCAAAAAGTAATTATTAAAAATTTGAATAATATTTCGACATCCATCGTAAATGTGGAAGCAGAAATAGATGTATCAAATGTTATATACGGTGTGCCACCAGAAAATTCACATTTTGGAAAAAGAGGACCATCCACTCATTGGAAATATGTGCTTCCTAATGAAGCAAAGGACAAAGATATTAAATGGTATTACAGCGAAATAGAAGTACCGCAAGGGCAAGACGTTATTGGTTCTTATTATATGGCCAATGGTTTTGGTCAGGGCTATTATGGTATACAAGTAAACAGCGAAAAGGAAAGACGAATTTTATTTTCAGTTTGGAGTCCATTTGAAACAGATAATCCGGACTATGTTCCTGATGGACAAAAAATCAAACTTCTTGGAAAAGGAAAAGATGTTTATACAGGTAAATTTGGAAATGAAGGATCAGGAGGTCAAAGTTACTTAGTGTATCCTTGGAAGGCAGCTAAGACGTATGGATTCTTATTAAAAGGAGAACCAATCGATGAAGATCACACACAATTCTCTGCTTATTTCCATGATCAAGAGAAGGGAGAATGGTTATTTATCGCAAGCTTTTCTAGGCCTAAAACGCACACTTATTTAACCAACTTTTATTCCTTCCTAGAGAATTTTATTCCAAGTCAAGGGAACAAATCAAGAATAGCATATTATAAAAATCAGTGGGTGATGGATAAAGACAATAATTGGTATGAGGTGACAGATGCTGAGTTTTCTGCTGATGCTACTGCGAGACAAAAACATCGATTTGATTATCAAGGAGGATTAATTGATGGAAAGTTATATTTGAGAAGTTGTGGATTCTTTGATAATACAACGGCTATTGGATTACCATTTAAAAGAGAAAGTATTTTAAAAACACCACCTTCATTTAATCCTGATACCATAGAAAATGAAGTAATACAATAA
- a CDS encoding ABC transporter ATP-binding protein, which translates to MIELKNISKVFKTDAVETWALEDVSLNIKKGEFISIMGPSGCGKSTLLSIMGLLDLPSDGSITIDGNNPLSLSDRKLAKFRNEHLGFVFQSFHLINDLSVRENVAMPLLYRKISSKETKLRVEEALEKVGLSHRMDHKPSQLSGGQRQRVAIARAIVGNPSIIFADEPTGNLDSVMGEEVMQMLMKLNKEGATIVMVTHDEQQAKMTDRIIRIFDGRQVSIQTQANFETV; encoded by the coding sequence ATGATCGAGTTAAAAAACATCAGTAAAGTATTTAAGACAGACGCCGTAGAGACTTGGGCGTTAGAGGATGTATCGTTAAACATCAAGAAAGGAGAGTTCATTTCAATTATGGGACCTTCGGGATGTGGTAAATCCACTTTATTAAGTATCATGGGTCTTTTAGACTTACCTTCTGATGGATCTATTACTATTGATGGCAATAATCCATTAAGCTTATCTGATAGAAAGCTAGCTAAATTCAGAAACGAACATTTAGGCTTTGTATTCCAATCGTTTCATTTGATCAACGATTTAAGTGTTAGAGAAAACGTGGCCATGCCGTTATTATACAGAAAGATCTCTTCTAAAGAAACAAAACTACGCGTAGAAGAGGCACTTGAAAAAGTAGGTTTATCACATAGAATGGACCATAAACCTTCTCAGCTTTCTGGTGGTCAGCGTCAGAGAGTAGCGATTGCTAGAGCCATTGTTGGAAATCCTTCGATCATCTTTGCCGATGAACCAACAGGTAACTTAGACTCAGTAATGGGTGAAGAGGTGATGCAAATGTTGATGAAACTAAATAAAGAAGGTGCTACAATTGTGATGGTAACTCACGATGAACAACAAGCGAAAATGACCGATCGTATTATCAGAATCTTTGATGGTCGACAAGTATCTATTCAAACTCAAGCTAACTTCGAAACTGTATAA
- a CDS encoding ROK family protein, with product MTRQENTKKVGKVTIKNQIRKNQILQLLLKEGMLSPSEVTSKTELTLPMSSSLMKELAKDGYIKLDENNYGNNVGRPPTSYSIDPEGGFFIGVEIGLRKTRVILLDLQNKERHFHSQDTLNLKDSKACIDDVISIVKNIIKSQKIPQNRLFGIGLAVPGLVNNKLGRSISYFNDLNMSLKEYMVEALGVNVEIENDVNAMSLGEKYFGDAKDVNDALAINLDKGIGMGLIINGALYTGANGLAGELGHIRFEDNNDMCYCGKRGCLELYASGEAISNKMKDFLANNPSPRIQKILSDLNKEEVDLDAFVEIVLSGDQIGIEYIEQAGTSIGRALGVLINLFNPQKIILGGKLSQLKEYILFPVKSSVIKHSLPESFAQTTISYSKIRRKAGSLGATTLVSNKIFLPSKAALQYV from the coding sequence ATGACTAGACAAGAGAATACAAAGAAAGTTGGAAAAGTAACTATCAAAAATCAAATTAGAAAGAACCAAATTTTACAACTTTTACTAAAAGAGGGGATGTTGTCACCTTCGGAAGTGACTTCAAAAACGGAGTTGACTTTACCAATGTCTTCTTCGTTAATGAAAGAACTAGCTAAGGACGGATATATCAAGTTAGATGAAAACAATTATGGAAATAATGTGGGTAGACCACCTACTTCTTATAGTATTGATCCTGAAGGAGGATTTTTTATAGGTGTTGAAATTGGATTAAGAAAAACAAGAGTGATACTACTTGATCTACAGAATAAAGAAAGACATTTCCATTCTCAAGATACTTTAAATTTAAAAGATTCAAAGGCCTGTATAGATGATGTCATTTCAATTGTAAAAAACATTATCAAATCACAGAAAATACCTCAAAACCGACTTTTTGGAATTGGGTTAGCTGTACCTGGCTTAGTGAACAATAAATTAGGTCGCTCCATATCTTATTTTAATGATTTGAATATGTCATTAAAAGAATATATGGTTGAGGCTTTAGGTGTGAACGTTGAAATTGAAAACGACGTGAATGCTATGAGTTTAGGAGAGAAGTATTTTGGTGATGCAAAAGATGTAAATGATGCTTTAGCTATTAATTTAGATAAAGGTATTGGTATGGGCTTAATTATAAATGGTGCATTATATACGGGTGCAAATGGTCTTGCTGGGGAGTTAGGACACATTCGTTTTGAAGATAATAACGATATGTGTTACTGTGGAAAGAGAGGTTGCCTCGAACTATATGCTTCTGGTGAGGCTATTTCTAACAAAATGAAAGACTTTCTTGCCAATAATCCGTCTCCTCGTATTCAAAAAATACTGTCTGATTTAAATAAAGAAGAAGTAGACCTAGATGCTTTTGTAGAAATTGTATTATCAGGTGATCAAATAGGTATAGAATACATTGAACAGGCCGGTACTTCTATTGGGCGAGCTTTGGGTGTTTTGATAAACTTGTTCAATCCTCAAAAAATAATTTTGGGAGGAAAATTAAGTCAACTAAAAGAGTATATTTTATTCCCTGTGAAATCATCTGTAATCAAACATTCATTACCAGAATCTTTTGCACAAACCACAATTTCGTACTCTAAGATTAGAAGAAAAGCGGGTAGTTTAGGGGCAACAACTCTTGTAAGTAATAAGATCTTTTTGCCATCAAAGGCGGCATTACAATACGTTTAA
- a CDS encoding sensor histidine kinase, which produces MLKIEYSLLALFTVGTLIGITFPIRETHPHLFLLAEVVSVALSIWILRLWLFINKPLKELNNALRLLKNNDFQSRLLPTPHPVVNQLVEVFNQIIDRIHKERLSQREQSYFLDQLIKATPQGIIILDHDEKIIQANPSALQYLEIDFDKIQLLGLEETNILLLDKLAKIPLNYPSEIQLSGGRKYRCFKSSFIFQGFPQQFIILQDSYLDDLKTEKQAYSKVIRMMSHEVNNSVGAINSYIDSLKYFPLADEDLKDDYDEALEVVKNRNDNMATFMKNFASVVKVPEPVLKEIDLKSSIDDIIRIYASTFEADDIYIVNEVNNSIVVKGDETLIEQLFINILKNAKEALLESENERVIKISTEGNVLSIWNSGPKIPEEVEQKLFTPFYSSKPTGQGIGLMICREVLVKHKWDFKLHSLHEGAQFDIYYK; this is translated from the coding sequence ATGCTCAAAATTGAATATAGTTTACTGGCTCTTTTTACAGTAGGAACACTTATTGGAATCACTTTTCCTATTCGCGAAACACACCCTCACTTGTTTTTACTTGCCGAGGTGGTTTCTGTTGCATTATCTATTTGGATTCTTCGCCTTTGGTTGTTTATCAATAAGCCGCTGAAGGAGTTGAACAATGCTTTGCGATTATTAAAAAACAATGATTTCCAAAGTAGATTACTCCCTACTCCTCACCCCGTGGTCAATCAATTGGTTGAAGTCTTTAATCAGATTATCGATAGAATTCATAAAGAACGGTTATCACAAAGAGAGCAAAGCTACTTTCTGGATCAGCTGATAAAAGCCACACCTCAAGGCATTATCATTTTAGATCACGACGAAAAAATTATTCAAGCTAATCCATCGGCACTTCAATATTTAGAAATAGATTTTGATAAAATACAATTGTTAGGTCTTGAAGAAACCAATATTCTTTTATTGGATAAACTTGCTAAAATTCCATTAAACTATCCTTCAGAAATACAATTAAGTGGAGGCAGAAAGTATAGATGTTTTAAATCTTCCTTTATTTTCCAAGGTTTTCCTCAGCAATTCATTATCCTTCAAGACTCTTATTTAGACGACTTGAAAACGGAAAAACAAGCGTATAGTAAAGTGATTCGAATGATGAGCCATGAAGTTAATAACTCTGTGGGTGCCATCAATTCTTATATCGATTCTTTAAAATATTTTCCATTAGCAGACGAGGACTTAAAAGATGATTATGATGAAGCTTTGGAGGTAGTAAAAAACAGAAACGATAATATGGCGACATTCATGAAGAATTTTGCTTCTGTTGTGAAAGTCCCTGAACCGGTTCTAAAAGAAATCGATTTAAAAAGTAGTATTGATGATATCATCAGAATCTACGCCTCTACTTTTGAAGCTGATGACATCTATATTGTAAATGAAGTCAACAACTCTATTGTCGTGAAAGGTGATGAAACACTCATTGAGCAGTTGTTTATCAACATCCTTAAGAACGCTAAAGAGGCTTTATTGGAATCGGAGAATGAACGTGTGATAAAAATTTCTACTGAAGGAAACGTATTGAGTATCTGGAATTCAGGACCAAAAATCCCTGAAGAAGTTGAGCAAAAATTGTTTACTCCGTTTTATAGTAGTAAGCCTACAGGTCAGGGAATTGGTTTAATGATTTGTAGAGAAGTCTTAGTGAAACACAAATGGGACTTTAAACTGCATTCCTTACATGAAGGAGCACAGTTTGATATTTATTATAAATAG
- a CDS encoding Gfo/Idh/MocA family protein produces the protein MNDLLNIGLIGIGYRGIIHLENCLQRNDVRIIGIAEPNNASISDGKLLFDKYRKEHPKFYSNEDGYKDLLNHHSLDAVIISVPWDYFFDISSYALSFPIYVGIEAASATCLEQLYRLKEIKEKSGAECMLLENTCYHRDVMAVKNMVDKGVFGELVHCRGGYEHDLRPIKFDKEMNFGRGVNGEASWRTKHSITRNGDLYPTHGIGPISSILNINKGNKFTSIVSHASKSVGLKSYVEKNEGKHHPNAKDQYILGDVITSTITTSNAETILLTHNTNLPRPYSLGFRVQGTKGVWIQEHGNHLHLEDYCDNDEWMKNSHRIFNEFDHDDWKNLQYEAAKTARHQMDYFVLREFISSIKAQRKPEFDLYDMLTWLAISPLSEESIRNGSKTLEFPDFSQ, from the coding sequence ATGAACGACTTACTTAACATAGGACTTATAGGGATTGGCTATCGTGGAATTATTCATCTAGAAAACTGTTTACAAAGAAATGATGTGAGAATAATTGGTATTGCAGAACCTAACAATGCTTCAATATCAGACGGAAAGCTTTTATTTGATAAATATCGAAAAGAACACCCTAAATTTTATTCTAATGAAGATGGCTACAAAGATTTATTGAATCATCATTCTTTAGATGCTGTGATTATTTCAGTCCCTTGGGATTATTTTTTTGACATCAGTTCCTATGCTTTATCTTTTCCAATTTATGTAGGTATTGAAGCAGCAAGTGCCACTTGTTTAGAGCAATTGTATCGACTCAAAGAAATTAAAGAAAAAAGTGGTGCTGAATGTATGCTCCTGGAAAATACCTGTTACCATAGAGATGTGATGGCTGTAAAAAACATGGTGGATAAAGGAGTGTTTGGAGAGTTAGTACATTGTAGAGGCGGTTATGAACACGATTTGCGTCCAATAAAATTCGACAAAGAAATGAATTTCGGAAGAGGCGTAAATGGAGAGGCAAGCTGGCGAACGAAACACTCGATTACGAGAAATGGAGATCTTTACCCTACTCATGGCATTGGGCCAATATCAAGTATTTTGAATATCAATAAAGGCAATAAATTCACGTCTATTGTTTCTCATGCCAGTAAATCAGTTGGATTAAAATCTTATGTAGAGAAAAATGAAGGAAAGCATCATCCAAATGCTAAAGATCAATACATTTTGGGAGATGTGATTACATCAACAATAACCACCTCAAATGCCGAAACTATACTCCTAACACACAATACTAACCTGCCAAGACCTTATTCTCTAGGGTTTAGAGTTCAAGGTACAAAAGGAGTTTGGATACAGGAACATGGTAATCATCTTCATCTAGAGGATTACTGTGATAACGATGAATGGATGAAAAATTCTCATAGAATATTTAATGAGTTTGATCATGATGATTGGAAAAACCTCCAATATGAAGCAGCCAAAACTGCTCGTCATCAAATGGATTACTTTGTTTTGAGAGAGTTTATTTCTTCCATTAAAGCACAAAGAAAACCTGAATTTGATTTATACGATATGCTAACATGGTTGGCCATATCACCTTTATCGGAGGAATCCATTAGAAATGGAAGCAAAACATTAGAATTCCCAGATTTTAGTCAATAA
- a CDS encoding ABC transporter permease, whose protein sequence is MIKHLIYILWTRKRKNSLMVIEIAFSFLILFLLFTLLINKYKNASHPIGFNTENILILNLDQDNVDKEDKTKEKQDELYNAIFQTIKQENDVIGVSEIDYSHPYSGSRNTTRLVVGEGVRFDPTEQRFRPSAFDLMEMDFIKGRGFTFEDAQLGYSPIVVNNQFYQKLLPFLDENEMFESEGTPYKITGVVSYYNKQSDYSEQEDIVIRSADYLDWLKDTHQGRLFVKTKNDPRKLEASIVSSIEKLNPKLVVSTDYFDSLQDSYNKWEILPIFLISFVALFLVLNIALGLYGVLWYNISRRKSEIGVRRAMGASSGEIFQQMLLEVVLLFIIGVVIGGIFAMQFPLLGVFNYTTMEYTMGALIAFGFVFIIILICGYYPSKLATKVTPNEALHEL, encoded by the coding sequence ATGATAAAGCATTTAATATATATTTTGTGGACTCGTAAAAGAAAAAATTCTTTGATGGTCATAGAGATTGCCTTCTCTTTTTTAATTCTATTTTTGTTATTTACTCTACTTATTAATAAGTACAAAAACGCATCACATCCTATCGGATTTAATACAGAAAACATTCTGATTTTGAATCTTGATCAAGATAATGTGGACAAAGAGGATAAAACAAAAGAAAAACAAGACGAATTGTACAATGCCATTTTCCAAACTATTAAGCAAGAAAATGATGTGATTGGTGTTTCAGAAATAGATTATTCCCATCCTTACTCTGGAAGTAGAAATACTACTAGGTTGGTCGTTGGAGAAGGTGTTCGTTTTGATCCAACTGAACAACGCTTTCGCCCTTCTGCATTTGATCTAATGGAAATGGATTTTATCAAAGGAAGAGGATTCACGTTTGAAGATGCACAATTAGGATACAGCCCTATTGTCGTGAATAATCAGTTTTACCAAAAACTATTGCCTTTCTTAGATGAGAATGAAATGTTTGAAAGTGAAGGCACACCATACAAGATTACTGGTGTTGTTAGTTACTACAACAAGCAAAGTGATTATAGTGAACAAGAAGATATAGTTATACGATCAGCTGATTATTTAGATTGGCTTAAAGATACACATCAAGGTCGCCTTTTTGTGAAAACTAAAAATGACCCAAGAAAATTGGAAGCTAGTATAGTTAGTTCAATAGAAAAACTGAATCCAAAATTAGTGGTGAGTACAGACTATTTTGATAGTCTTCAAGATTCATACAACAAATGGGAAATCCTTCCTATTTTCCTAATATCATTTGTTGCTTTGTTCCTTGTATTAAATATTGCACTAGGTCTTTATGGTGTACTGTGGTACAATATCAGTAGAAGAAAAAGTGAAATAGGCGTACGAAGAGCAATGGGTGCTTCTTCTGGTGAAATCTTCCAACAAATGCTTTTAGAAGTAGTATTGTTATTCATCATTGGAGTAGTAATAGGCGGTATTTTCGCTATGCAATTCCCTCTACTAGGAGTGTTTAATTATACCACAATGGAATATACAATGGGTGCTTTAATCGCTTTTGGTTTTGTGTTTATCATCATTTTAATCTGTGGTTACTACCCAAGTAAGTTAGCCACTAAAGTAACGCCTAATGAAGCGTTGCATGAGCTTTAA